Genomic segment of Synechococcus sp. A18-25c:
CAGGGCACCCGAAGGACGATGCAGACAGCTGATCTCCTGAAAGCGACCGACCCCAAGATCAAGTGGCCCAAGGGAGATCCAATGGCAGACGTCACTGTGGGGGACGCCATCGTCGAGCAATACCTTGGTGCGACGGGCGGGGACACCCAGCCATGACAGAGGCAGCTGCACCGGGAAACTCCACTGGCCTGGGCACACCCACACCTCCGCTTCCGGGAAGGCTCGGGCCAGGGGGCCAAGAGGAAGTTTGTGCTCCAACCCTGAAGCGGTGGGGAGCACGATCGTGCGCACCGGTCCGTGTTCAGCTTCCAGCGCAGCAATGCCGTCGCGAAGCTCCCCAGTCGGCGGCAATGGATTCACCAGCATCAAGCCACCAGGCACTTTCACGACCGTGAGACGAATCGGCACGGCGACGTAATACACCCCCTGAAGCTGCTCAAAACCCCAAACCTGGCCAGGGATCAGCTCTTGTACGTGCGTAGCACGCCGGCCGTAGGGATAGAGAGGCAGCAGCGGCCAGAAACCCCAGCGCTGATCCGCAGGATTCACACCAGCTCCAGCCACCACGCTCCCCATCAATGCAGTGATTCTGCAGAGGAATGGATCAGGCCAGAGGCAAACCACTTCTTCAGCGCAAAACAGAGCCATGGGCGCTCCTTGTTCGAAGCCTTGTTTTCAATCCCCCATCCGTCGGAGGCACCAGTGCCCTCTCCATCGTCACCGGCGCCATCTGGCTCAATAAGTCAGAAGACGAATGTGGTTTTGATCAAGCCGCCCAACTGTTGAAAGCTGGAATCCCTGAGTGTGAGCTCACCCATGGGACGCGACAGATAGAACAGCGCTGGGGTGACGCTGATGTTGTCGCTCACCTGGAACTGGTACCACCACTCCCAGATGAACTGACCATCCGCAGGGGTGTCGCCACCACGAAGGTCAGTCGCAAAAACGGGCTGGCCCACGGCCATGCCGGCATTGCTCCCCGCCATAAACACATCGTTCCACTCCAGCCCCACCGTCCAAGACTGACTGCTGCTCACCTCACCGCTGCTGTCGGTGTCACTGCTGTTGAATCCCAAACCAACGCTCACCGCAGGAACCCAACCGCTCTCTTCCGGTGCCCAGGATCCACCCAGACCAAAGGCGTGGGTGACGCCACGGGGACTCAGCGACTCCTGCGTCAACAGAGTGGCATAGGCGATCAAGTCATGCCCGTTCTGGATCTGTGAGTAGATCGCGGCGATCGTCCAACCTTCGGCCTCCCAACCCAACTGAACCGTGCCGGTACCCGCCGCATTGTCAGTCGCGAAACCGCCATCGGGCGTGTCGCTGGCCGCCCCATTGGCCGCGACGTAGTTAGCAGAAGCACTGAAGCCACTGGAATCAGACCACGAGATGCCTGCCCCTGCCCCCAGGTTCTTGTTGTAAGCGCCAGGTGCTCCATTGAGCGTCAGCACCTCGAGAATCGGATCACTGGGATACACGCTCGGCCAGATCGCGAGCATGTCTTCCTGCCCGACGTAGGGACCCGCAGTGATAGTGATGAACTCACCAATGGGGAAGGAATAGAAGAGCTTGTCGATCGCAAGTTGATTCGGTTGATCACCCTCCTGGAACGCGGTATCCAGGGTGGCCAAACCCGACGGCCCCCCACTGCCGAAGACGTTGTCGTCACCGTCGAAGTTGCCAGAACGCAGCACGGTGGTCAGCTGATCCTTGCCGGTGAAGGATGTCTCCAGCGCCAACTGCAGGTCGTAATTGAAAACTGTTCCGCCGAACTCGGCATTGCTGTCTGCGCGAAGCGGAGTCGCGGAACCCATGAAACGATTCGCTCCAACAACAAAAGTCGCCAAGCCAGAGAGCTTGGTGGTGGTGGAGAACTGGGTGGCTTCCAGTTCGCCCACGCGGGCTTCCAAACCATCAACACGGCCCTTGATGATGGCGAGTTCCTTTTCGAACTCCTTCATCAGGCGCTTCAGCTCGTCGGTCACTTCGGTGACGCGGTCGAGACATGCGTTCAGCAGTGCGGCCGCTTCAAAGCGGGTCATCGCACGGTTGCCGCGGTAGGTGCCGTTGGGGTAGCCAGCGACGCAGCCGTAGCGCTCGATCAGGTTGCTCAGAGCCTGATGAGCCCAGTCCGTCGGATCAACGTCAGAGAACTGGGTGATGCTGGTGACCTGCTCGAGGCTGCCTGCTGAAGAGCTGGTGGCGTAGTCGGAAAGGCCGTCGATGTGCATCTCGGCGGCACTAGCGCCACTGGCGATCAGGCCAAGGGCGGCGGGAGCAACCAGTAGTTGCTTGAAAAGTTTCATTTGTACGAATTAAAGAAACCCCAGAGGTGATCTCTGAGGTCAGAAGCTGTGAAACGACCTGCTCGTGATCAGTCGATCAGGGCAACCCAGGCAAAGGCCATGCCGATGCCCATCCAGATGCCGGCACCAAGGCGTTGCCCCTGGGCACCAATGCGCTCAAGCAGGGACTGAGACCCGCTGGTCACGACCAGCAGCAATGCGCCTTGCCCGATCAGCAAACCCAGGAAATAGGTCGCCAGAGGGGTGGGTTCGGCACCCACAATCGTGCTGCCCAGCAGAAAACCGTGCAGGGTCACGAGCGGCAGCAACCAACTGGTGGGCGTCACGGTGAGAGCCATCAAACCCTCAACAACCAGGCTGAGAGACACCAGAGCTTCCGCCCAGGGAGCCACGGCATCCGGCAGGGGAATGAACTGCGACAAAACACTCCCGCCCAAGCCGGCGGCCAACAGAGGAATCACCCAAGTTCGGGGACGTTGCAGGCCGACGAAGGCGATGGCCAGTAGAAACAGCAGATGGTCAGGTCCCAACAGGGGGTGACCAATGCCACTCAACAATCCCTGCAGGGCAGAAAGGTCTGTGCTGTCTCCCATGCCGAAGGGGTGATGGGCATGGGCCGGGCTGAACAGGGAAAGGGTGAGCAATCCCGCAGTGGAGGTCACACCAGCCCTGAGCATGGGGCTGGCTTTGGTCAAAGCGTTCATACGATCCGCGTCGTTTGGAATCCTGGCGGGCGTTCTGACTGACATCGGTGGAGAGCCGACGCTTCACAGCTGCGGGACAGCGACGGATTCGCACCGTTCTTTCCCCGTTTCCTTCAGCAGCTGATCCCCGCTGAAACCAGTCGTCTCACACTACAGATCACTGCAGCGAGTGCTACCAACCAAAAGAAAAGCCCCTGAATGCTGAGCAATCATGGGCTTTTGTCGAGGACCTTATGCCCTGAAATTCTGAAGATCTAGCAATCAGCTCCAGCCATTAATTGATTGGGATTCCATGTAAGCGGCAACATCAGCAATATCATCTGAGCCGAGCTTGCCCCCGAAAGCAGGCATGGCGTTTTTTGCCATTGGTCACCTGGCAAGCGATGGCCTCTTCGCGGTCTTGATGGCTTTGGTCTTGAGGCTAAGTTACTGCTGCGAGTGGTTCGGAATTCAACGGAATCTGCACCCTTCTACGATTCACAAATTCGATTCCGCGGCATCACCAATGCAAGCTGAAGATTGCGGTTGATCGTTGCTGCCCATTGTCTCAACCACTGCCAGAGAAGGTTCGCAAAAGCTCAGGATGAGAAGTTGTTCGTGACGGCAGAGACCTTAGTTAAAGCATCCGTCGCCTGGCCATGTGCAATCCCAAAAAAGGTCTCAGTTGCACACCATCCAGCCTAGTTGCACAACACTCCAGGGACAAATCGGGGACAAACCCCTTAAACCTGTTGCAATACCTAAGAGCTAAGTGGCAGCAGCGGCCAGAAACCCCAGCGCTGATCAGCAGGATTCACACCAGCTCCAGCCACCACGCTCCCCATCAATGCAGTGATTCTGCAGAGGAATGGAACAGGCTAGGGTTAGGTCACAAACCACAGCGCTGCAAAGCACCACACAGCACAGCCTGAACGCAGCACGATCTCGGATCAAGCAATCCAGACGGATTAAGTCAAAACAATCTGTCGAGATGCAAAGCCATGGGATGTCAAGCCTCAACAGAGTTCTCCATGCTTCGTGCAAGGTCAACAAAGCCCGCGATGTAGTCGACAGATGCATCCACCTTGCGCATGCCCAAATGAATCTGCTTGCCAATGCCGCTCTGCCCTAGCCGGAGCACCGTAAGGCTCATCGAAGCGGCATAGCGTTCAGCGAGCCAACGGGGCAGTGCCGCAACGCCACGTGCGCAAGACACCATTTGCAAAATCATGTCAGTGGTTTCAATCCGCTTATGAAGAGCTGGCAAGAACCCGGCTGGCGTAAAAAAGCTTCGGTAAATGTCCAGGCGCTCTAAGGGTACGGGGTAAGAAATCAAGATCTCAGATTGCAAATCCTCGGGTGTCACCCAATCATTGGCAGACAAACGATGTTGATCTGACACTACCAAGACCTGCTCGTAATCAAACACTGGCTCAAACTGAAGCCCTGGCTTAAATACAGGATCAGGAGTAACGAGCATATCTATTTCATGATTTAGCAAAGCATCGAGACCACCAAATTGAAATTTTTGAATCACATCAATATCAACATCTGGATAAGCCCTTAAGTACGGATCTGTCACATTGAGCATCCACTGATAACAGGGATGACACTCCATTCCAACCCGCAATGTACCTCGAACACCAGCAGAAAATTGGCCAAGATGATCCTCTGCAAGCGATAACTGAGGCAAAACCCTCCCAGCCAAGGAGTGAAGATAACGACCTGTCTGAGTCAGACAGAGTTGCCGACCATCACGCACCCAAATCAACGCTCCAAGCTGCTTTTCCAGTTTCTTGATGGAATGACTCAGGGCTGACTGTGTTAATGAAAGGGCATCAGCAGCAGCAGTCAAAGAACCACGCCTTTCTACTTCAACAATGATCTGCAGATGCAACCTCTGGAGAACATGCTCATGAGCAGCATTCATGAATCAATGAAGAATAAACATTTTACTTTCAACGAATCGCAATAGACAATATTTATGCCTAGCGCAAACGCATTGCCTGTTGCATGCCTTTGAACAGAAAAACCACCTGGCCAAAACTTCCGAGCCTTCAGCTGCCAACAAAAGGGAGCATGGCAAGCTGGCTTAAGGAAAACAGCCTCTTGGTGGGGGCGTGGGCCTTGCAAGGGTTCCAGGAACATGGCCGAGGAATGGTCCGGATCCGTACTCTCACAATGGCAGAAGAAGCGGGTCCGTGGCCATGGAGCACTGAGGCATGCCTCGTTGAGCCGTCTTACGTCACAAGCGCAGAGGCTGAAAACTCCATCAGCAACTTGCCTTGCAAGCAAAGCAGGCTTCAAATCAAAAGAGCGCTTCAGACCTATAACCCTTCAGCAGATGCCATGGCCTGGTTGGACGTTGCAAATGAACCGTTGGTGCTGCATCTCAAGGCCTTGAAAGTTGCCCCAGAGGAAGCCCTGCGACAACTGGCCCGCCGCCGCGATGAATTCGAACTCTCCTGAACGACTCCCAATGGAATCACCGTCTTATCAAGACTTCTGCCTGAAGCCCTTTACGACACGCAGCAATCGAAAAGCTCTCATTCAGATCAGTAATACTCTGATTCCCTATGGACTGTTGTGGTGGCTGATGCTTCAAGCCACAGAAATCTCCCTCTGGTTCACTCCACCTTTCCTAATCATTCTCAGCCTTTTTTCACTGAGAAGTTTTTCATTAATGCATGATTGCGGCCATGGATCATTATTTGAGACCCCAAGACTGAATCGGATCTTTGGATTCCTTTTTGGCGTCATCAATGCAGTTCCGCAGCTGTCCTGGTCGATTGACCACGCTTATCATCACAAAACAAACGGAGACTGGGAACGCTATCGAGGGGTTGCTGATTTTTTGAGCCTGGACGAATTCCTAAATCTCAGCCGCAATGAGCAAAGGATCTACACGACAATCCACCACCCACTCATGGCACTACCGGGTGGCTTCTACTACTTAGCAATCAAACCTAGATTGGATCTATTGGTTGGCCTTGTCACCCCAAAGAATCGCATGTGGGGATCCAGGGAAGAATTCAACGATCTTTGCCTGAGCAACTTTTTTAGCTTGATTGGGGTGGTCTGCCTCGGATCGTGGATTGGCTTTGGATTATTTCTGAGCCTTTACAGCATTATCCTTTGCCTCACAGCTAGTAGCTTAATTTACGTTTTCTATGTACAACACATATTTGAAAATAGTTACGCTAATCCAAGCAAAGGCTGGAGCCCGATACGAGGGGCCTTAGAAGGCTCGAGTCTACTCATCCTCCCACCATTGCTGCAATGGTTCACAGCCAATATCGGCTTTCACAATATTCATCACCTTTGCGAAAGAATACCCAATTACAACCTTAAAGCTTGCCATCAGCGCAATCAACACCTATTGATAAACGTACCAACATTGCGCCTAGAAAGCATGCTTGAATGTTCAAAATTTGTTTTATGGGATCCAAGCAATGCAAGCTTGACCACAATCCCATGACAAATCAGTCGGACAATGGGTCCATCCAAACTACTAAATGTCATTAACAAAAATCTGACTATCTGATGCTTGATTGTGAGTATTGATTCAAGGCCAGTCGCAAATAAGAGAAACACCAGATTGATGAACTTTTTGAAACCTGCGCTTGTTTCATAGAATATCAATGTAATCCGCTACGTCGTTGAAGTTTCATATTTGAGCCAAATGTCTGCTGTGTTCGCTGGATGAGACGTATTACGCGGGGCTATTTGATGCATCAAAACGCAGTTTCGCTGTGCAGGGTGGAGAACTGAGCCGTTCAGAAGCGATGCGTCTCTTGGAATTGGGGGATGAACAATGCCATGGCACTGCGGCGCTGGGACGACCGGGCCAAGGTTTATGGGGTTGAAGTGCCCGACTTGGATGCCTACAGGCAGGTGGTCTTGGACCATCTCCTGTAGAGCAGGGTTCAAGCGAGGTCAGCTCCCTGGGAGTTGCACACCATCAAGTCCAGTTGCACAAAATTCCAGAGCAACTCAGGGACAAGCCCCTAAGACCTATTCCCGTAACTAGACGCTAAGCGGCAGCAGCGGCCACCAAGGCCAGCTTTGGTCCTCAGATTGGATGCCGCTCGCAGCCACGCAATTCAGGTTCCGTATCCACGATTCTGCCTAGAGGCGGTGCGTGCGACTGCCGGTTTGAACCCGCCCAGCAGCCAGTGGCATCGAACAGACCTCGAAAGCCAGAACCAAGTCTCAGCAGCCTCTTGACGCCTCTGAAGGAAACCGAGTGATGGCCTGATCAAATCGCGTTCGAATCGGACCACATGCCAGTCGCAGAAGTGCGGTGCCGCCTCGATAATCGTTAACGATTAAGACTGAACTTGCTTCTTACCTCACGAGCATCAGCAAGGCTGCTCCCTTGGTACAGGGGGTCGAATGCTGGCATCGAGGCATCTCCCTTTGAACCTGATCGCAGGCTTGATCTGGGGGATCAGGGCGCTCATCCGGCTGAGGCGTAGCGATGTCATTCACCCAACTCGGCCCCGACATCGATGGAGAGGCTGGCGGCGATGAAAGCGGCCACAGGGTTTCTCTCTCTAGCGATGGCAGCGTCGTTGCCATCGCTGCCCCCTTCAACGATGGCAATGGCACAGATTCGGGCCATACGCGCATCTACCAGTGGGATTCAGCCTCCTCTTCCTGGAATCAACTCGGTAGCGATATCGATGGAGAAGCCGCTGGTGATCGAAGCGGCCATAGGAGGGGGGTTGCTCTCTCAAGCGACGGCAGCGTCGTTGCCATCGGTGCCCAGTTAAACGATGGCAATGGATCAGATTCGGGCCATACGCGCATCTACCAGTGGGATTCAGCCTCCTCTTCCTGGAATCAACTCGGTAGCGATATCGATGGAGAAGCCGCTGGTGATTACAGCGGCGGCAGCGTTTCCCTCTCCAGCGATGGCAGCGTCGTTGCCATCGGTGCCGCCAACAACGATGGCAATGGCACACGTTCGGGCCACACGCGCATCTACCAGTGGGATTCAGCCTCCTCCTCCTGGAATCAACTCGGTAGCGATATCGATGGAGAAGCCGCCTTCGATGGAAGCGGCGCCTGCGTTTCTCTCTCCAGCGATGGCAGCGTCGTTGCCATCGGTGCCCCCGACAACGATGGCAACAGGCATACAGGCTCAAATAAGGGCCATACGCGCA
This window contains:
- a CDS encoding iron uptake porin → MKLFKQLLVAPAALGLIASGASAAEMHIDGLSDYATSSSAGSLEQVTSITQFSDVDPTDWAHQALSNLIERYGCVAGYPNGTYRGNRAMTRFEAAALLNACLDRVTEVTDELKRLMKEFEKELAIIKGRVDGLEARVGELEATQFSTTTKLSGLATFVVGANRFMGSATPLRADSNAEFGGTVFNYDLQLALETSFTGKDQLTTVLRSGNFDGDDNVFGSGGPSGLATLDTAFQEGDQPNQLAIDKLFYSFPIGEFITITAGPYVGQEDMLAIWPSVYPSDPILEVLTLNGAPGAYNKNLGAGAGISWSDSSGFSASANYVAANGAASDTPDGGFATDNAAGTGTVQLGWEAEGWTIAAIYSQIQNGHDLIAYATLLTQESLSPRGVTHAFGLGGSWAPEESGWVPAVSVGLGFNSSDTDSSGEVSSSQSWTVGLEWNDVFMAGSNAGMAVGQPVFATDLRGGDTPADGQFIWEWWYQFQVSDNISVTPALFYLSRPMGELTLRDSSFQQLGGLIKTTFVF
- a CDS encoding HupE/UreJ family protein; the encoded protein is MNALTKASPMLRAGVTSTAGLLTLSLFSPAHAHHPFGMGDSTDLSALQGLLSGIGHPLLGPDHLLFLLAIAFVGLQRPRTWVIPLLAAGLGGSVLSQFIPLPDAVAPWAEALVSLSLVVEGLMALTVTPTSWLLPLVTLHGFLLGSTIVGAEPTPLATYFLGLLIGQGALLLVVTSGSQSLLERIGAQGQRLGAGIWMGIGMAFAWVALID
- a CDS encoding LysR family transcriptional regulator codes for the protein MNAAHEHVLQRLHLQIIVEVERRGSLTAAADALSLTQSALSHSIKKLEKQLGALIWVRDGRQLCLTQTGRYLHSLAGRVLPQLSLAEDHLGQFSAGVRGTLRVGMECHPCYQWMLNVTDPYLRAYPDVDIDVIQKFQFGGLDALLNHEIDMLVTPDPVFKPGLQFEPVFDYEQVLVVSDQHRLSANDWVTPEDLQSEILISYPVPLERLDIYRSFFTPAGFLPALHKRIETTDMILQMVSCARGVAALPRWLAERYAASMSLTVLRLGQSGIGKQIHLGMRKVDASVDYIAGFVDLARSMENSVEA
- a CDS encoding fatty acid desaturase, with amino-acid sequence MESPSYQDFCLKPFTTRSNRKALIQISNTLIPYGLLWWLMLQATEISLWFTPPFLIILSLFSLRSFSLMHDCGHGSLFETPRLNRIFGFLFGVINAVPQLSWSIDHAYHHKTNGDWERYRGVADFLSLDEFLNLSRNEQRIYTTIHHPLMALPGGFYYLAIKPRLDLLVGLVTPKNRMWGSREEFNDLCLSNFFSLIGVVCLGSWIGFGLFLSLYSIILCLTASSLIYVFYVQHIFENSYANPSKGWSPIRGALEGSSLLILPPLLQWFTANIGFHNIHHLCERIPNYNLKACHQRNQHLLINVPTLRLESMLECSKFVLWDPSNASLTTIP